A part of Variovorax sp. HW608 genomic DNA contains:
- a CDS encoding porin produces MKKSLVSLAALAVAGVASAQSSVTLFGVVDATVEGYSNKSENIYGQSVKGTKNTLTSSGYNSSRLGFRGTEDLGGGLAASFWLEAGIGNEAGTTGGNVSNTGGVTGLFNRRSTVSLSGAFGEVRLGRDYVPTFWNDTVFDPFGSNGVGASLILTANGFGPGSPTGFTANNMYVRASNSVGYFLPPNLGGFYGQVMYAFNGATKYDNSALTPDIANTQRAGRYIGGRGGYANGPLDVAAAYGEATIADNFFAGTTSVLKSWNIGASYDFGVVKLFGEYSQAKNRTDYSNPLAITNVFAFTDPGAKGWLIGATVPVGPGLIRASYSGVKYSDLPVTTAQLAQINQVFGLKDPKADKFALGYVHNLSKRTALYATVAYVNNKDNSLYSAVGSPGVGLATAGSFYAASGTTANNALAQAAIGATHPTSSLGYDLGIRHAF; encoded by the coding sequence ATGAAAAAATCTCTAGTTTCCCTTGCTGCTCTGGCTGTCGCCGGCGTTGCTTCGGCCCAGTCGTCCGTGACGCTGTTCGGCGTGGTCGACGCTACCGTCGAAGGCTATTCGAACAAGTCGGAAAACATCTACGGTCAAAGCGTCAAGGGCACGAAGAACACGCTGACGAGCTCGGGCTACAACAGCAGCCGTCTGGGCTTCCGTGGCACGGAAGACCTCGGTGGCGGTCTGGCTGCCAGCTTCTGGCTCGAAGCCGGCATCGGCAACGAAGCCGGCACCACCGGTGGCAACGTCTCGAATACGGGCGGGGTGACTGGCCTCTTCAACCGTCGTTCGACCGTGAGCCTCTCCGGCGCATTCGGTGAAGTCCGCCTCGGCCGAGACTATGTCCCGACCTTCTGGAACGACACCGTGTTCGATCCGTTCGGCAGCAATGGCGTTGGTGCCAGCCTGATCTTGACGGCCAACGGCTTCGGTCCTGGCTCGCCAACGGGCTTTACCGCGAACAACATGTATGTTCGCGCCAGCAATTCGGTCGGCTACTTCCTGCCCCCGAACCTGGGCGGCTTCTACGGCCAGGTCATGTACGCCTTCAACGGCGCAACGAAGTATGACAACTCGGCTCTGACGCCTGACATTGCCAACACCCAGCGCGCTGGCCGTTACATCGGTGGCCGCGGCGGCTACGCCAACGGCCCGCTGGACGTTGCTGCTGCCTACGGCGAAGCCACGATCGCGGACAACTTCTTTGCTGGCACGACCAGCGTGCTGAAGTCCTGGAACATCGGCGCTTCGTATGACTTCGGCGTCGTCAAGCTCTTCGGCGAGTACTCGCAAGCCAAGAACAGGACCGACTACTCGAACCCGCTGGCCATCACCAACGTGTTCGCGTTCACCGATCCGGGTGCCAAGGGTTGGCTCATCGGCGCAACCGTGCCGGTCGGTCCTGGCCTGATCCGCGCTTCGTACTCGGGCGTCAAGTACAGCGACCTGCCTGTCACCACCGCCCAGCTGGCTCAGATCAACCAGGTGTTCGGCCTGAAGGATCCGAAGGCTGACAAGTTCGCTCTCGGCTACGTGCACAACCTGTCGAAGCGCACCGCCCTGTACGCAACCGTTGCCTACGTGAACAACAAGGACAACTCGCTGTACTCGGCAGTCGGCTCGCCTGGCGTTGGCCTGGCAACCGCTGGTTCGTTCTACGCGGCATCGGGCACGACCGCCAACAACGCTCTGGCCCAAGC